The following coding sequences lie in one Hippoglossus hippoglossus isolate fHipHip1 chromosome 14, fHipHip1.pri, whole genome shotgun sequence genomic window:
- the myo7ab gene encoding unconventional myosin-VIIa: MVILQQGDYVWLDLKTGREFDVPVGAVVKLCDSGQIQVLDDEAKEHWISPQNATNIKPMHPTSIHGVEDMIRLGDLNEAGILRNLLIRYNERVIYTNCGGRTYTGSILVAVNPYQLLPIYTPDQIRLYTNKKIGELPPHIFAIADNCYFNMQRNNKDQCCIISGESGAGKTESTKLILQFLAAISGQHSWIEQQVLEATPILEAFGNAKTIRNDNSSRFGKYVDIHFNKRGAIEGAKIEQYLLEKSRVCRQAPDERNYHIFYCVLKGMPPEMKAKLGLGLATDYSYLTMGNCTQCDGRDDLRDYSSILSAMKVLMFTETENWEISKLLAAILHMGNLRFEARTYDNLDACVVVRSPDLVTAASLMEVEPKDVMVCLTTRTLITRGESVATPLSVGQGLDVRDAFVKGIYGRLFVWIVDKINAAIYRPPSCESNIVRRSIGLLDIFGFENFIVNSFEQLCINFANENLQQFFVRHVFKLEQEEYNLEDISWQHIEFTDNQDALDMIAHKPMNIISLIDEESKFPKGTDATMLYKLNSQHKLNSNYIPPKNTYETQFGIQHFAGVVHYETRGFLEKNRDSLHTDIIQLVHSSKNKFIKQIFQADVAMFLCGYQQPSTPTPKGVETRKRSPTLSSQFKRSLEMLMRTLSVCQPFFVRCIKPNELKKPMLFDRELCIRQLRYSGMMETIRIRRAGYPIRYSFAEFVDRYRVLMPGVKPAHVQADLRGTSQQIVLARLGKHDDWQIGKTKIFLKDHHDMQLEVERDKAITDKVILIQKSVRGLKERNNFLRLRSAVTFIQKVWRGYRCRKNYQIMQLGFLRLQAVYRSRKFLRSYQITRLRVTLIQARSRGFLIRRTFWRRLRAVLTIQAYTRGMIARRFCQRLRAELQHRLEAEGQRLAEEEQLRNQMTARRAKAEAERNHQERLVQLAQQQEEREREEKEEARRKKELLEQMEREKEQPVDHSDMVDRMFGFLGNSGPLPNQDGQAPSGFEDLENTSHSEEAEEELLNEALPLPDEEEEDLSEYKFSKFAATYFQGVSTHTYIRRPLKQPLLFHEDEGDQLAALAVWITVLRFMGDLPEPKSQLVINDGSEKIPVMTKIYETLGKRTYKRELQELQVEGENSAIDNQKRNSIRHKLVSLTLKRKSKITEEVTRRLTESDYGLQGNSMLEDRPTSNLEKLHFIIGNGILRPALRDEIYCQICKQLTQNPSKSSHARGWILLSLCLGCFAPSEKFLKYLRTFLINGPPGYAPYCEERLRRTFINRTRTQPPSWLELQATKSKKPIMLPVTFMDGTTKTLLADSATTASELCNALADKINLRDRFGFSLYIALFDKVSSLGSGSDHVMDAVSQCEQYAKEQGAQERNAPWRLFFRKEIFSPWHNPAEDQVATNLIYQQIVRGVKFGEYRCEKEEDLAELASQQYFVDYGPEILQDRLLSLIPSYIPDREITATKTSEKWSHLIIQAHKKGLNLKRRSNTQKVKEDVVDFARLKWPLLFSRFYEAFKFSGPSLPKNDVIVAVNWTGVYFVDEQEQVLLELSFPEITAVSSSRGGKLQGQSFTLATMKGDEYTFTSNNAEDIRDLVVSFLDGLRKRSKYVVGLMDCPNPAGVDSTFLSFSKGDLIILDDHDGEHVMNSGWAHGINDKTKQRGDFPADCVYVLPTITRPQYDIVALVTMTPDQRRESISSSQMKPSDNEDKTKTYTLEEFSYDYFRPPPKSTLSRVMIPKSRGKERLWSCTREPLKQPLLKKVLAHEELAQEACLASTAVMKYMGDYPSKRVRFVNELTDQIFEGALKAEPLKDEIFCQILKQLTDNHIKYSEEKGWELLWLCTGLFPPSNVLLPHVQKFLQAKKHCPLAPDCMQRLQKALRNGSRKYPPHLVEVEAIQHKTTQIFHKVYFPDDSDEVFEVESSTKAKDFCHNISGRLLLKSSEGFSLFVKITDKVISVPDGDFFFDFVRHLTDWIKKARPVKDGVVPSLTYQVFFMKKLWTNTVPGKDSMADSIFHYYQELPKYLRGYHKCPRDEVYQLAALIYRVKYDEEKSHFQNICKILKELVPQDQLRHLSPDDWKRSILSLFNKQSGKTPEEAKLLLLKIIYKWPTFGSAFFEVKQTTDPNYPETLLIAINKHGVSLIDPNSKDILTTHPFTKISNWSSGNTYFHITIGNLVRGSKLLCETSLGYKMDDLLTSYISQMLTTMTKQRTSRGNSK; encoded by the exons ATGGTCATTCTGCAGCAG GGCGACTATGTGTGGTTGGACCTCAAGACGGGTCGAGAGTTTGACGTGCCGGTGGGAGCCGTGGTCAAACTCTGCGACTCCGGACAGATCCAGGTTCTGGATGATGAAGCCAAG GAACACTGGATCTCTCCTCAGAATGCCACCAACATCAAGCCCATGCACCCGACCTCCATCCACGGGGTGGAGGACATGATCCGCCTGGGCGACCTGAACGAAGCCGGCATCCTCCGCAACCTGCTCATCCGCTACAACGAGCGGGTCATCTAC ACAAATTGTGGTGGACGG ACGTACACGGGCTCCATCCTGGTGGCAGTGAATCCGTACCAGCTGCTTCCCATCTACACCCCCGACCAAATCCGCCTCTACACCAACAAGAAGATCGGCGAGTTGCCGCCGCACATATTCGCCATAGCCGACAACTGCTACTTCAACATGCAGCGGAACAACAAGGACCAGTGCTGCATCATCAG cggtGAGTCCGGAGCTGGGAAGACAGAAAGCACAAAGCTGATTCTGCAGTTCCTCGCTGCCATCAGCGGTCAGCACTCCTGGATCGAGCAGCAGGTCCTGGAGGCCACGCCCATCCTCGAAG CTTTCGGAAATGCGAAGACGATTCGTAACGACAACTCCAGTCGCTTCGGGAAATACGTCGACATCCACTTCAACAAGCGCGGCGCCATCGAAGGAGCCAAGATCGAGCAGTACCTGCTGGAGAAGTCCCGAGTGTGTCGACAG GCTCCAGATGAGAGGAACTACCACATCTTCTACTGCGTGTTGAAGGGGATGCCTCCGGAGATGAAAGCCAAACTGGGTCTGGGCCTCGCCACAGATTACTCCTACCTCACCATG GGGAACTGCACACAGTGTGACGGTCGCGACGACCTGAGAGATTACTCCAGCATCCTGTCGGCCATGAAGGTCCTCATGTTCACCGAGACGGAGAACTGGGAGATCTCCAAGCTGCTCGCTGCCATCCTGCACATGGGAAACCTCAGATTCGAGG CTCGAACGTACGACAACCTGGACGCCTGTGTGGTCGTGAGATCTCCTGACCTGGTTACTGCTGCTTCACtcatggag GTGGAGCCTAAGGACGTGATGGTGTGTTTAACCACACGAACCCTGATCACTCGAGGGGAAAGCGTGGCGACGCCTCTCAGCGTGGGACAAGGCCTGGATGTCAGAGACGCCTTTGTTAAG GGGATCTACGGCCGACTGTTTGTCTGGATCGTGGATAAGATCAATGCCGCCATCTACAGGCCGCCGTCCTGCGAGAGCAACATCGTGCGCAGATCCATCGGGCTGCTGGACATCTTTGGCTTCGAGAACTTCATCGTCAACAG CTTCGAGCAGCTCTGCATCAACTTCGCCAACGAGAACCTGCAGCAGTTCTTCGTTCGTCACGTGTTCAaactggagcaggaggagtacAACCTGGAGGACATCAGCTGGCAGCACATCGAGTTCACCGACAACCAGGACGCCCTGGACATGATCGCACACAAGCCCATGAACATCATCTCCCTCATCGACGAGGAGAGCAAGTTTCCTAAG GGAACCGATGCTACGATGCTCTACAAGCTCAACTCGCAGCACAAGCTCAACTCCAACTACATCCCTCCTAAGAACACCTACGAAACCCAGTTCGGTATCCAGCACTTTGCCGGTGTGGTGCATTACGAGACCAGAG GATTCCTGGAGAAGAACCGAGACAGCCTCCACACCGACATCATCCAGCTCGTCCACTCGTCCAAGAACAAGTTCATCAAGCAAATCTTCCAGGCGGACGTGGCCATG TTTCTGTGTGGCTATCAGCAGCCCAGCACCCCCACTCCCAAG ggtgtcGAGACGAGGAAGCGCTCTCCCACTCTGAGCAGTCAGTTCAAACGTTCCCTGGAGATGCTGATGAGGACGCTCAGCGTGTGTCAGCCGTTCTTCGTTCGTTGTATAAAACCCAACGAGCTCAAGAAGCCGATG tTGTTCGACAGAGAGCTCTGCATCCGTCAGCTGCGATACTCCGGTATGATGGAGACCATCCGGATTCGCCGAGCCGGTTACCCCATCAGATACAGCTTCGCGGAGTTTGTGGACCGTTACCGGGTCTTAATGCCCGGAGTCAAACCTGCTCACGTTCAG gCGGATCTACGAGGGACCTCTCAGCAGATAGTTCTGGCTCGACTGGGGAAACATGACGACTGGCAAATCGGAAAGACCAAAATTTTCCTGAAG gATCACCACGACATGCAGCTGGAGGTGGAGCGAGACAAGGCCATAACGGACAAGGTCATCCTCATCCAGAAGTCTGTGCGAGGACTGAAAGAGAG GAACAACTTCCTCCGACTGAGGAGCGCGGTGACTTTTATCCAAAAGGTCTGGAGGGGATATCGGTGCAGAAAGAATTACCAAATT ATGCAGTTGGGCTTCCTGCGCCTTCAGGCCGTCTACAGGTCGAGGAAGTTCTTAAGAAGCTACCAGATTACTCGCCTTCGCGTTACTCTCATCCAAGCCCGTTCCCGTGGTTTCTTGATCCGCCGGACATTTTGGCGGCGCCTGCGTGCCGTGTTGACCATCCAGGCCTACACCAGGGGCATGATAGCCAGACGCTTCTGCCAGAGGCTGAGGGCAGAG CTGCAGCATCGCCTGGAAGCCGAGGGCCAGCGTCTGGccgaggaggagcagctgcggAACCAGATGACGGCGCGGCGGGCAAAGGCGGAGGCCGAGAGGAATCACCAGGAGCGGCTCGTCCAACTGgcccagcagcaggaggagagggagcgcgaggagaaggaggaggcgaggaggaagaaggagctgctggagcagatggagagggagaaggagcagCCTGTCGATCACTCCGACATGGTCGACCGTATGTTCGGTTTCCTGGGAAACTCGGGGCCGTTGCCCAACCAGGACGGACAAGCACCAAGTGGCTTTgaa GACCTGGAGAACACTTCTCACAGTGAGGAAGctgaagaggagctgctgaatgAAGCTCTGCCGCTGCccgatgaagaagaggaggatttgTCTGAGTACAAGTTCTCTAAGTTTGCAGCCACCTACTTCCAGGGAGTTTCCACTCACACGTACATCAGACGACCGCTGAAACAGCCGCTGCTTTTTCACGAGGACGAAGGAGATCAGCTG GCTGCACTGGCCGTGTGGATCACGGTGCTGAGGTTCATGGGCGACCTCCCCGAACCCAAGAGCCAGCTGGTCATAAACGACGGCAGCGAGAAGATTCCCGTCATGACCAAGATCTACGAAACCCTCGGGAAGAGGACGTACAagagggagctgcaggagctgcaggtggAAGGAGAG AACAGTGCCATCGACAACCAGAAGAGGAACAGCATCAGACACAAACTCGTGTCTCTCACCCTGAAGAGGAAATCTAAGATCACAGAGGAG gtcACCAGGCGTTTGACCGAGAGCGACTACGGCCTCCAGGGGAACAGCATGCTGGAGGACCGGCCCACCTCCAACCTGGAGAAACTTCACTTCATCATCGGCAACGGCATCTTACGACCCGCCCTCAG GGACGAGATCTACTGTCAGATCTGCAAACAGCTCACCCAGAATCCGTCCAAGAGCAGTCACGCCCGAGGATGGATCCTGCTGTCGCTCTGCCTCGGCTGCTTCGCCCCCTCAGAGAAGTTTCTCAAA TATTTACGGACGTTCTTGATCAACGGTCCCCCGGGTTATGCTCCATATTGCGAGGAGCGGTTGAGGAGGACGTTTATCAATCGCACACGGACTCAGCCGCCGTCGTGGTTGGAGCTGCAG gcCACTAAATCTAAGAAGCCCATCATGTTACCAGTGACGTTTATGGACGGCACCACTAAGACCCTCCTGGCAGACTCGGCCACCACCGCCAGCGAGCTCTGCAACGCTCTGGCGGACAAGATCAACCTGAGAGATCGATTTGGCTTCTCGCTGTACATCGCCCTGTTTGACAAG GTGTCGTCACTGGGCAGCGGTAGCGACCACGTCATGGACGCCGTCTCCCAGTGCGAGCAGTACGCAAAGGAGCAGGGCGCTCAGGAGAGGaacgccccctggaggctgttCTTCAGGAAGGAGATCTTCAGCCCCTGGCACAACCCCGCCGAGGACCAAGTGGCCACAAACCTCATCTACCAGCAGATCGTCCGAGGGGTGAAGTTCGGAGAGTATCGCTGCGAGAAG GAGGAGGACTTGGCAGAACTGGCCTCTCAGCAGTACTTTGTGGACTACGGCCCTGAAATCCTCCAGGATCGTCTGCTCAGCCTCATTCCGTCCTACATCCCCGACAGAGAGATCACCGCCACTAAGACGTCAGAGAAGTGGTCTCATCTTATAATCCAAGCCCACAAGAAG GGATTAAACTTGAAGAGGAGGTCGAACACACAGAAGGTGAAGGAGGACGTGGTGGATTTCGCTCGTTTGAAGTGGCCCCTGCTCTTCTCTCGCTTCTACGAGGCCTTTAAATTCTCAG GACCCAGTCTGCCCAAGAACGACGTGATCGTGGCGGTGAACTGGACCGGGGTTTACTTTGTGGACGAGCAGGAGCAGGTGCTTCTGGAACTGTCTTTCCCAGAGATCACCGCGGTGTCCAGTAGCAG AGGGGGTAAACTCCAGGGCCAGAGCTTTACCTTGGCCACTATGAAAGGAGACGAGTACACGTTCACCTCCAACAACGCCGAGGACATCCGGGATCTGGTGGTCTCCTTCCTCGATGGTCTGAGGAAGAGGTCCAAGTACGTGGTGGGACTGATGGACTGTCCCAACCCCG CGGGGGTCGACTCCACCTTCCTGAGTTTCTCCAAAGGGGATCTCATCATCCTGGACGATCACGACGGAGAACACGTGATGAACTCTGGTTGGGCTCACGGCATCAACGACAAGACCAAACAGAGGGGAGACTTCCCCGCTGACTGCGTCTACGTCCTGCCCACCATCACCAGACCACAGTACGACATCGTG gcGCTCGTGACCATGACTCCCGATCAGAGACGAGAATCCATCAGTTCGTCCCAGATGAAGCCGTCAGACAACGAGGACAAAACAAAGACGTACACGCTGGAGGAGTTCTCCTACGACTACTTCAG gcctCCTCCTAAGAGCACCCTGAGCAGGGTGATGATCCCTAAGTCCCGAGGGAAGGAGCGTCTGTGGAGCTGCACCAGGGAGCCTCTCAAACAGCCTCTGCTGAAGAAGGTGCTGGCTCACGAGGAGCTCGCCCAGGAGGCCTGTCTGGCCTCCACAG CTGTGATGAAGTACATGGGCGACTACCCGTCCAAACGCGTTCGCTTCGTCAACGAGCTCACGGACCAGATCTTCGAAGGAGCGCTGAAGGCCGAGCCGCTGAAAGACGAGATCTTCTGTCAGATCCTCAAACAGCTGACTGACAACCACATCAA gtacAGTGAGGAGAAGGGCTGGGAGCTGCTGTGGCTCTGCACTGGTTTGTTTCCTCCCAGTAACGTCCTGCTGCCTCACGTCCAGAAGTTCCTCCAGGCCAAGAAACACTGTCCTCTCGCTCCGGACTGTATGCAGCGGCTACAGAAAGCCTTACG AAATGGCTCGAGGAAGTATCCCCCTCacctggtggaggtggaggccaTCCAGCACAAAACCACCCAGATCTTCCACAAAGTTTATTTCCCGGACGACTCAGACGAG GTGTTCGAGGTGGAGTCGAGCACCAAAGCCAAAGATTTCTGCCACAACATCTCCGGGCGTCTGCTGCTCAAATCCTCTGAAGGCTTCAGTCTTTTTGTCAAGATCACAGACAAG GTCATCAGTGTCCCCGACGGCGACTTCTTCTTCGACTTCGTGAGGCATCTGACGGACTGGATCAAGAAAGCCAGACCCGTGAAAGACG GTGTCGTGCCTTCACTGACGTACCAGGTGTTCTTCATGAAGAAGCTCTGGACCAACACGGTGCCGGGAAAAGATTCCATGGCCGACTCCATCTTCCACTACTACCAG